The Pectobacterium parmentieri genome segment GATCCAGAGCCTGTGCTGGTGCAGGAATACCAGCGTCTGCTGACGGAAGAAAATGAGCTAACTCGTCTGGCCGAAGGCGAGATGGAACAGCCCGCCGTGCTGAAAAGCGGTGAACGCATTCAGGTTATGCTGAATGCGGGCTTAAGTGCCGAACATGAAAAACGCTTTATCAATCAGGTTGATGGTGTCGGGCTGTACCGCACGGAAATCCCTTTTATGCTGCAGAGCGGGTTTCCGTCCGAAGATGAGCAAATGGCGCAATATCAAAGTATGTTGCAGCTTTATCCTACGCGCCCTGTGATGCTACGCACGCTGGATATTGGTGCAGATAAGCCGTTACCTTATCTGCCTATCAGCGAGGAGAACCCGTGTCTTGGCTGGCGCGGCATTCGTATTACGCTCGATCAGCCCGAAATCTTTCTGATTCAGGCACGTGCCATGCTGCGTGCTAATGCGCATATCGGCAATCTCAATATCCTGCTGCCGATGATCAGCAGTCTGGATGAAATCAGTGAAGCGCGCCGCCTGATTGATCAAGCGGCAGGTGAGGTAGAGGAATTATTGGGCTTCCCGCAGCCCAAGCCGCGGATTGGGATCATGATTGAGGTTCCGTCGATGCTGTTTCTGCTCCCTCATCTGGCTTCCCGTATCGATTTTGTTTCGGTTGGCACCAACGATCTGACGCAATATCTGCTGGCGGTGGATCGTAACAACGCCCATGTCGCATCGCTCTATGACAGCCTTCATCCTTCGATGTTGCAGGCATTGAGGATGATCGCTGCCGAGTGCGAACGGCATAATATTCCGCTTTCCGTGTGCGGTGAAATGGCCGGGGAAGCGCTTGGCGCACTGTTATTGACCGGACTGGGTTATCGTTCGCTGAGTATGAACGGACGCAGCGTGGCGCGAATTAAATACCTGCTGCGCCAAATTACGCTGGCTGAGTCGCAGACGTTGGTGCAGCAATTACTGAACGCACAGAGTGCGATGGAAGTCCGACAGTGGGCGGCGATTTTCATGGAAGAGCGTGGGTTGGGCGGCTTGATTCGTGGCGGGCGCTAATTTGTAGCGATGCGATTTTTACTGGTATCACTATTTAATTGCGAATAAATGTTTAATGACGGCTCAATGTTTTACAGAACTTTTCCCCGATGCGAGCAACGAGCGCGGGGGCGTATGCTATGATTCGCCACCGCGGTTTGCAGGAACTGATCCATTTTCCTGCCTTTTGCCTATCAATGACGATCCCGAAAGCAGGGATAACACAATAAAATATGTGGTGAATGATGACGACAAGCTATCTGGCATTTCCTCAGTTTGATCCAGTGATTTTCTCAATTGGCCCGCTGGCGCTGCACTGGTATGGGCTGATGTATCTGGTGGGTTTTGTATTTGCCATGTGGTTGGCGGTGCGTCGGGCAAATAAACCGGGTAGCGGTTGGACCAAGGATGAAGTCGAAAATCTGCTGTATATGGGGTTCCTTGGGGTCTTCGTCGGCGGGCGTCTGGGCTATGTTCTGTTTTATGCCTTCCCGTCATTTCTTGAAAATCCGCTCTATCTTTTCAAAGTCTGGGATGGCGGCATGTCGTTCCACGGCGGCTTAATGGGCGTTATCTGCGTCATGCTGTGGTTTGCTCACCGGACCAAACGCCATTTCTTCCAGGTCGCTGATTTTATTGCGCCCCTGATTCCTTTCGGACTCGGTGCAGGCCGATTGGGCAACTTTATCAACGGCGAACTGTGGGGGCGTGTCACGACGGATACCCCGTGGGCCATGCTGTTTCCGGGTTCGCGCAGCGAAGATATGATGCTGGCCGTTAGCAACCCGCAATGGCAGACGATTTTCAATCAGTACGGTATGCTACCGCGTCATCCTTCCCAACTGTATCAAATGATGCTGGAAGGTGTGGCTCTGTTTATCATTCTGAACCTCTTTATTCGTAAATCTCGGCCAATGGGCAGTGTGTCGGGGCTTTTCCTTATCTGCTACGGCATGTTCAGGATTATTACCGAATTCTTCCGCCAGCCGGATGCGCAGTTGGGTCTATTCGGTGACCTGTTCAGCATGGGACAAATCCTGTCGCTGCCAATGGTGATCGCTGGTGTTCTGATGATGGTTTGGGCTTATCGCCGTCAGCCTGCACAGCAATAATCCGCCGTCCTTCTTTAATATTTGTGGTGAGGTAGTATGAAACAGTATCTGGATCTGATGAACAAAGTGCTTGAAGAGGGTACGCCGAAGGCCGACCGTACTGGTACGGGAACGCGTTCTATTTTCGGCCATCAGATGCGTTTCAACTTGCAGGACGGATTTCCGCTGGTTACCACCAAAAAATGCCACCTGCGTTCGATTATCCATGAATTGCTCTGGTTCCTGAATGGGGATACCAATGTTGCTTATCTGAATGAAAATAAAGTCAGTATTTGGGACGAATGGGCAGATGAGAACGGCGATTTGGGACCGGTTTACGGCAAGCAGTGGCGTTCGTGGGGAGCGGCTGACGGTCGTCAGATCGACCAACTGAAGAATGTTCTGACCCAGTTGAGACAAGATCCAGATTCTCGCCGTATCATCGTTTCTGCCTGGAACGTGGGTGAACTGGACAAAATGGCGTTGGCACCATGCCACGCGTTTTTCCAGTTCTACGTGGCAGATGGCAAACTCTCTTGCCAACTTTATCAGCGTTCATGCGATATCTTCCTCGGCTTGCCGTTCAACATCGCCAGCTATGCGTTGCTGGTACATATGGTGGCGCAGCAGTGCGATCTGGAGGTCGGCGATTTCGTCTGGACTGGCGGCGACACGCATCTGTACAACAACCATATGGAACAGACGCATTTACAGTTGAGCCGTGAACCGCGCGCGCTACCTAAACTGGTGATTAAGCGCCGCCCGGATACGCTGTTCGACTATCGCTTCGAAGACTTTGAAATCGAGGGATACGATCCGCATCCCGCCATCAAAGCACCGGTTGCGATCTAAATTCTTTCACTGTTTCTCAGGGCCGCATATGCGGCCTTTTTTGTGATTTCCTCTTTATTTCCTACCTCCCCGCACGCTTTTTCTATTGTTACATCATTGCAGTAAAATATTGCGAATCGCCACGAATAACGCTATTAACCCGCTGTTTTTATTGAGAGGACTCACTATCCTGACGCCATGAAAATAGGGAATCGGCAACAGCGGGGGTTTACCTTGCTCGAATTATTGGTGGTGCTGACGATTGTCGCGCTGATGGCGGGCGGTGGCCTGCATGGCTGGGTTCAGTATCAGCAGGCAATTCGTCTGGAACAGAGTGCACAGCAACTGTTGGACTTCTTGAGTCGGGTTCAGGCGAATGCCTATTGGCATAACGAAACCCAGACGGTGAAGCTTCAACAGCAGGGAGCGCTGTGGTGCATAGTGATTGGTCAGAGTGAAAAACAGGTCGAGGATGTGTGCCGTGAGAACCACCCTAGGCAGTTTGTTCGCCGTTCTCAGGATGTGGTGCTGGCAACGTTTACAAGTAATGTTTTTACGTTCTTTGGCTTGCGTAACGCCGCACAGGCTGGGCACATCTCGCTGTCTAATGCTGCGGGGAAACTGCGTCTTGTTATCTCAGTGAGGGGGCGTATGCGTCTGTGCAGTGAGTCGCAAGTTGTCTTGGCGATTCCCTTATGTTGAAACAGATCGTGTTGAAGCCAAACGTATTGAGGAAAACAGCGTTGAGGCAAGCAGGGGCAGGGGGTGAACAACGCGGTTTCACGTTGCCCGAAATCTTACTCGCACTGAGCTTAGGCAGCCTGATTATGCTATCGGCGGCACAGTTGTACCCGCTGTTACGCAGCCAAAGTCAGGACAGTGCACAGCGTTTCCGACTGGAACAGCTATTCAGTCAGGTGGCGATGGGGATTGAGAAAGATATCCGGCGGGCGGGGTTTTGTGCAGGCACGTGTCAGGGAAAGGCGATCAGCATAGGGAATTACCCGGGGGAAGTGGAAAACAGTTGCCTGAATGTCTCTTACGATCTGAACCGGAATGGGACTTGGGATGGAGGGGAACAACAAGATGCGGAATCTTTTGGCTATCGCCTGCGTGGTCGGTCACTGGAGATTCAGAGTGGCGCACATAACTGTCAGGGCGACAGGTGGGAGAAGCTGTTTGATCCGCAGGAGGTGGTGCTGACGGTGTTCCGGCTACAGCGCCTGTCTGCGCAAAATGATGTGGCGTTGTATGAACTGCAACTAGCCGGTTATTGGGCCAAGCGTCCTGCTGTTCGGCAATATATTACCCGCCTGATATTGAGGCGTAACCAGTGAAGAAAGGATCGCAAAAGGGAAGCGGTACACTGGCGATGGTACTGCTGATTGCCATTATCGGCCTGCTGTTGATGTCCGGTTTGCAGCGCCAGCTTGATACTGCCATTCAGGTGGGGAACGATGAGCGGCATTATCTGCGTGCCTTCAATCAGGCATTGTCTTCACTAAATTGGGCAAGAGGGCAGCAGTGGAACACGATAACTGAAAGCTGGCAGTGTCAGCAATTGCCGGCAGAGCAGCTCGTGGTGTGCTTGCGTATGGCCTCTGATGGGACACAAGGGTTATTGCGTGGTGAAGGGACACTCCCCACTCCGACACGACCGCTGAAGCTGTATCAACGGGTGTCATTGTCTGCGCTGTCGTCGGGTCAGATCGCGATTCGGCCATTAGGTAACGGCTGGCTGGATTTTTGCCCTGATAAGGACGTGGCACGCTGTGATGCAACGGAATAGCGCAGTGAACAACAGATTCGTGAGTCATCAATCCGGTTTTAGCCTACCGGAAACGCTGGTGGCGGCGCTGCTGTTTGCCGTCTCGCTGATGGGATTGTTGCAATATCACCAGATCTTA includes the following:
- a CDS encoding prepilin peptidase-dependent protein, translated to MKIGNRQQRGFTLLELLVVLTIVALMAGGGLHGWVQYQQAIRLEQSAQQLLDFLSRVQANAYWHNETQTVKLQQQGALWCIVIGQSEKQVEDVCRENHPRQFVRRSQDVVLATFTSNVFTFFGLRNAAQAGHISLSNAAGKLRLVISVRGRMRLCSESQVVLAIPLC
- the lgt gene encoding prolipoprotein diacylglyceryl transferase, with protein sequence MTTSYLAFPQFDPVIFSIGPLALHWYGLMYLVGFVFAMWLAVRRANKPGSGWTKDEVENLLYMGFLGVFVGGRLGYVLFYAFPSFLENPLYLFKVWDGGMSFHGGLMGVICVMLWFAHRTKRHFFQVADFIAPLIPFGLGAGRLGNFINGELWGRVTTDTPWAMLFPGSRSEDMMLAVSNPQWQTIFNQYGMLPRHPSQLYQMMLEGVALFIILNLFIRKSRPMGSVSGLFLICYGMFRIITEFFRQPDAQLGLFGDLFSMGQILSLPMVIAGVLMMVWAYRRQPAQQ
- a CDS encoding prepilin peptidase-dependent protein is translated as MLKQIVLKPNVLRKTALRQAGAGGEQRGFTLPEILLALSLGSLIMLSAAQLYPLLRSQSQDSAQRFRLEQLFSQVAMGIEKDIRRAGFCAGTCQGKAISIGNYPGEVENSCLNVSYDLNRNGTWDGGEQQDAESFGYRLRGRSLEIQSGAHNCQGDRWEKLFDPQEVVLTVFRLQRLSAQNDVALYELQLAGYWAKRPAVRQYITRLILRRNQ
- the thyA gene encoding thymidylate synthase encodes the protein MKQYLDLMNKVLEEGTPKADRTGTGTRSIFGHQMRFNLQDGFPLVTTKKCHLRSIIHELLWFLNGDTNVAYLNENKVSIWDEWADENGDLGPVYGKQWRSWGAADGRQIDQLKNVLTQLRQDPDSRRIIVSAWNVGELDKMALAPCHAFFQFYVADGKLSCQLYQRSCDIFLGLPFNIASYALLVHMVAQQCDLEVGDFVWTGGDTHLYNNHMEQTHLQLSREPRALPKLVIKRRPDTLFDYRFEDFEIEGYDPHPAIKAPVAI
- a CDS encoding YgdB family protein; protein product: MVLLIAIIGLLLMSGLQRQLDTAIQVGNDERHYLRAFNQALSSLNWARGQQWNTITESWQCQQLPAEQLVVCLRMASDGTQGLLRGEGTLPTPTRPLKLYQRVSLSALSSGQIAIRPLGNGWLDFCPDKDVARCDATE